Proteins from a single region of Haloplanus sp. GDY1:
- a CDS encoding YkgJ family cysteine cluster protein: MDSLETELDRARDLDVGDLADAIESIGFECTRCGACCKSGSEDPHTATVFPDEVRDLQAATDYDWRDVARPTPYGLTEGPDGPEGETFEWALETDACGDCTFYEETEGEGRCTVHDDRPLICATYPFSVALGGTSQPMGEAVDEAGMVRAHECEGLGRDIPREDAEELAAALKERAIRELEEAIGVRDAYTPVETEPGEVIVHDSEGPKTPDGRPR, encoded by the coding sequence ATGGACTCGCTCGAAACCGAACTCGACCGGGCGCGGGACCTCGACGTGGGCGACCTGGCCGACGCCATCGAGTCCATCGGCTTCGAGTGTACGCGCTGTGGGGCGTGCTGCAAATCGGGCTCCGAGGATCCACACACCGCCACCGTCTTCCCCGACGAGGTGCGCGACCTGCAGGCGGCGACCGACTACGACTGGCGGGACGTCGCACGACCGACGCCGTACGGCCTGACCGAGGGTCCGGACGGCCCCGAGGGCGAAACCTTCGAATGGGCGCTGGAGACCGACGCGTGTGGCGACTGCACGTTCTACGAGGAGACCGAGGGTGAGGGGCGGTGTACCGTCCACGACGACCGGCCGCTGATCTGTGCGACCTACCCGTTCAGCGTCGCCCTCGGCGGGACGAGCCAACCCATGGGCGAGGCCGTCGACGAGGCGGGGATGGTCCGCGCCCACGAGTGCGAGGGACTGGGTCGGGACATCCCCCGGGAGGACGCGGAGGAACTGGCCGCCGCGCTCAAAGAGCGGGCGATCAGGGAACTGGAGGAGGCCATCGGCGTCCGCGACGCCTACACGCCGGTCGAGACGGAACCGGGAGAGGTGATCGTCCACGACTCCGAGGGTCCGAAAACGCCGGACGGACGCCCCCGATAG
- a CDS encoding MBL fold metallo-hydrolase — protein sequence MTCRSVAVPTETTAAGGETNAYLVDDPAGSVLVDPAGRTDRLDALVAEGGVDHVAVTHAHPDHVGGVAAYAAATGATVWARRGREARFAAATGRPPDRTFVEGDDVGGLTVLDTPGHAPDHVAFEADEGILSGDLAVASGSVAVAAPEGDVRAYLVALRRLRARDPDRLFPGHGPVVDDPRAVLDRLYFHRLDRERRVERAVRGGAASVDAVVDAAYDRELGDLRDLAAATVRAHLDKLDVEGRVRFDRESGRVTPA from the coding sequence GTGACGTGTCGATCCGTCGCCGTCCCGACCGAGACGACGGCCGCCGGCGGCGAGACGAACGCCTACCTCGTCGACGATCCGGCCGGGTCGGTCCTCGTCGACCCCGCGGGCCGCACCGACCGACTCGACGCCCTCGTCGCCGAGGGCGGGGTGGACCACGTCGCCGTCACCCACGCCCACCCGGATCACGTCGGCGGCGTCGCGGCGTACGCCGCGGCGACGGGGGCGACCGTCTGGGCGCGTCGCGGCCGCGAGGCGCGGTTCGCGGCCGCGACCGGCCGTCCCCCCGACCGCACGTTCGTCGAGGGCGACGACGTGGGCGGCCTGACCGTCCTCGATACCCCCGGCCACGCCCCGGATCACGTCGCCTTCGAGGCCGACGAGGGGATCCTCTCGGGTGACCTCGCCGTCGCCTCGGGCAGCGTCGCCGTCGCCGCCCCCGAGGGCGACGTGCGGGCGTACCTCGTCGCCCTCCGGCGACTCCGAGCGCGCGACCCCGACCGCCTGTTCCCGGGCCACGGCCCCGTCGTCGACGATCCGCGGGCGGTCCTCGACCGCCTCTACTTCCACCGACTGGACCGCGAGCGCCGGGTCGAACGCGCCGTGCGCGGCGGCGCGGCGTCGGTGGATGCCGTCGTCGACGCGGCCTACGACCGAGAACTCGGTGACCTGCGGGACCTCGCGGCCGCGACGGTCCGCGCCCACCTCGACAAACTCGACGTCGAGGGGCGGGTCCGCTTCGACCGCGAGAGCGGACGGGTCACTCCGGCGTAG
- a CDS encoding 3-dehydroquinate synthase II — translation MTRSVWLKADGTVGDWESRKERITAGLEAGVDWVLVDETDVARVRELGDVNVAAFRSDADLVEDAESEGAVADAYVVGKNGEGDGTVDLPPDFSGSADLSTLRRDDDRAQGAYVRILSEEYERFAEAAAADAEYTIVVGEDWTIIPLENLIARIGEETDLIAGVTSAEEARTAFETLELGADGVLLDAGDPDEIRSTCEARDAAEREHLDLQYAEVTAVERTGMADRVCVDTGSLMEHDEGMLVGSMSRGLFFVHAETAESPYVASRPFRVNAGAVHAYVRSPGGGTQYLAELASGDEVQVVNTEGDTREAVVGRVKIEKRPMFRVQAEVETEEGTDRIETLLQNAETIKVHTREGRTAVTDLDAGDEMLVYYEDVARHFGEAVEESIIEK, via the coding sequence ATGACACGGAGCGTGTGGCTGAAAGCCGACGGGACGGTTGGCGACTGGGAGTCGCGAAAGGAGCGCATCACCGCCGGCCTCGAGGCCGGCGTGGACTGGGTGCTGGTCGACGAGACGGACGTCGCTCGGGTGCGCGAACTCGGCGACGTGAACGTGGCGGCCTTTCGCTCGGACGCCGACCTGGTGGAGGACGCCGAGAGCGAGGGGGCCGTCGCCGACGCCTACGTCGTCGGCAAGAACGGCGAGGGCGACGGCACGGTCGACCTCCCGCCCGACTTCTCCGGATCGGCCGACCTCTCGACGCTCCGGCGCGACGACGACCGGGCACAGGGCGCCTACGTCCGCATCCTGAGCGAGGAGTACGAGCGCTTCGCCGAGGCCGCCGCCGCGGACGCCGAGTACACCATCGTCGTCGGCGAGGACTGGACGATCATCCCTCTGGAGAACCTCATCGCCCGCATCGGCGAGGAGACGGACCTGATCGCCGGCGTCACCTCCGCCGAGGAGGCCCGGACGGCCTTCGAGACGCTGGAACTCGGCGCCGACGGCGTCCTGCTGGACGCCGGCGACCCCGACGAGATTCGCTCGACCTGCGAGGCGCGCGACGCGGCCGAGCGCGAACACCTCGACCTGCAGTACGCCGAGGTGACGGCGGTGGAGCGCACCGGCATGGCCGACCGGGTCTGCGTGGACACGGGGTCGCTCATGGAGCACGACGAGGGGATGCTCGTGGGGTCGATGTCCCGCGGGCTCTTTTTCGTCCACGCGGAGACGGCCGAGTCGCCGTACGTCGCCTCGCGACCCTTCCGCGTGAACGCGGGCGCCGTCCACGCCTACGTCCGCTCCCCCGGCGGCGGCACGCAGTACCTCGCCGAACTCGCCAGCGGCGACGAAGTGCAGGTGGTGAACACCGAGGGCGACACCCGCGAGGCGGTCGTCGGGCGCGTCAAGATCGAGAAGCGGCCGATGTTCCGCGTCCAGGCCGAAGTCGAGACGGAGGAGGGCACCGACCGCATCGAGACGCTCCTCCAGAACGCCGAGACGATCAAGGTCCACACCCGCGAGGGCCGGACCGCCGTGACCGACCTCGACGCCGGCGACGAGATGCTGGTCTACTACGAGGACGTGGCCCGGCACTTCGGCGAGGCGGTCGAGGAGAGCATCATCGAGAAGTGA
- a CDS encoding 2-amino-3,7-dideoxy-D-threo-hept-6-ulosonate synthase — MNTGTRARLRRISTDDRYLIVPMDHGVTMGPVKGLVDIESTIDAVTDGGADAVLTQKGVAPRVHDHKNGSGYIVHLNGSTNIGPDEDDKRRTGTVEAALRAGADAVSFHINVGSEYEPEQMTDLAQVTERADELGVPTLAMAYARGPDIEEDDPEALAHAVRLAEELGADVVKTGYSGDGDSFAPVCAGTRLPVVIAGGSRGTDRQTVEMVRGAMDGGAAGVSMGRSIFQHDDPGAITRAISAIIHDDAGVDEALRRGGLLEA; from the coding sequence ATGAACACGGGAACACGCGCGCGCCTCCGACGCATCTCCACGGACGACCGATACCTGATCGTCCCGATGGACCACGGCGTCACGATGGGGCCGGTAAAGGGACTCGTCGACATCGAATCCACCATCGACGCCGTCACCGACGGCGGCGCCGACGCCGTCCTCACGCAGAAGGGGGTCGCCCCCCGCGTCCACGACCACAAGAACGGCTCGGGGTACATCGTCCACCTCAACGGGTCGACCAACATCGGCCCGGACGAGGACGACAAGCGCCGCACCGGCACGGTCGAGGCGGCGCTCCGCGCCGGCGCCGACGCCGTCTCCTTCCACATCAACGTCGGCTCCGAGTACGAACCCGAGCAGATGACCGACCTCGCACAGGTGACCGAGCGCGCCGACGAACTGGGCGTGCCGACGCTCGCCATGGCCTACGCCCGCGGCCCGGACATCGAGGAGGACGACCCCGAGGCCCTCGCCCACGCCGTCCGCCTCGCCGAGGAACTCGGCGCCGACGTCGTGAAGACGGGGTACAGCGGCGACGGCGACAGCTTCGCCCCCGTCTGTGCGGGGACGCGCCTGCCCGTCGTCATCGCGGGCGGGAGCCGCGGCACCGACCGCCAGACCGTCGAGATGGTCCGCGGCGCGATGGACGGCGGCGCCGCCGGCGTCTCCATGGGTCGCTCCATCTTCCAGCACGACGACCCCGGGGCCATCACCCGGGCCATCTCGGCGATCATCCACGACGACGCCGGCGTCGACGAGGCGCTCCGGCGCGGCGGGCTGCTCGAAGCGTAG
- the trpA gene encoding tryptophan synthase subunit alpha: MSRIAEAFADGPAFVPYLAAGDPDYESSLAYVEALERGGADVIELGLPFSEPIAEGPTIQSAIVRALEAGMTPTRYFEFVEDLDVDVPLVCMTYYNLIYQFGEGGGPADFVRRAAEAGVDGFVVPDLPAEEAGPLREACDEHGCELIFIVAPTTKGERLERIMSQVSGYVYVQARLGTTGARADLSDRTAESLERVADWDVPKAVGFGISTGDHAQRVIEAGADGVIVGSALVDIVATGAERGDPAVTVASKLEGKARELKEGALRGASGNERPHPERT; encoded by the coding sequence GTGAGCCGTATCGCCGAGGCGTTCGCGGACGGCCCCGCGTTCGTCCCCTACCTCGCGGCGGGCGACCCCGACTACGAGTCCTCGCTCGCCTACGTCGAGGCGCTGGAGCGGGGCGGCGCGGACGTCATCGAACTCGGCCTGCCGTTCTCGGAGCCCATCGCGGAGGGACCGACCATCCAGAGCGCCATCGTCCGCGCGCTGGAGGCGGGGATGACCCCGACGCGCTACTTCGAGTTCGTCGAGGACCTCGACGTCGACGTGCCGCTGGTCTGTATGACCTACTACAACCTGATCTACCAGTTCGGCGAGGGCGGCGGCCCCGCGGACTTCGTCCGCCGGGCCGCGGAGGCGGGCGTCGACGGCTTCGTCGTCCCCGACCTCCCCGCGGAGGAGGCCGGGCCGCTCCGCGAGGCGTGTGACGAACACGGCTGCGAACTGATCTTCATCGTCGCGCCGACGACGAAAGGCGAGCGCCTGGAGCGCATCATGTCGCAGGTGTCGGGCTACGTCTACGTCCAGGCACGTCTCGGCACGACCGGCGCGCGCGCCGACCTCTCGGATCGGACCGCGGAGAGCCTCGAACGCGTCGCCGACTGGGACGTTCCGAAGGCCGTCGGCTTCGGCATCTCGACCGGCGACCACGCCCAACGGGTGATCGAGGCGGGCGCCGACGGCGTCATCGTCGGCTCCGCCCTCGTCGACATCGTCGCCACGGGCGCCGAGCGCGGCGACCCCGCGGTGACGGTGGCGAGCAAACTCGAGGGCAAGGCCCGCGAACTCAAGGAGGGTGCGCTCCGCGGCGCGTCGGGGAACGAACGTCCGCATCCGGAACGTACATAA
- the trpB gene encoding tryptophan synthase subunit beta → MSSDTGKFGEYGGQYVPEALMPAIEELEDAYERYVLDNEDGFMDDFRERLADFGGRPTPLQRADRLSERYDAEVYLKREDLLHGGAHKLNNALGQVLLAKYMGKERIIAETGAGQHGTATAMACAHLGMPCEVYMGRRDINRQRPNVFRMRLNGADVNPVTVGRGTLKEAISETMRDWAANVEDTHYVIGSVVGPHPFPAMVRDFQRVISEEAREQAREQAGRLPDSVVTCAGGGSNTMGVFAEFVDDADVALYAVEAGGSSLEVDEEAGVAPNSATLSTGTEGVLHGSRTRVLQDRDGQIMESHSVSAGLDYAGVGPELAALVDRDRVTAVTVDDDGALEGFHRLSQLEGIIPALESAHALGYVEDHHDDLGDVILVNVSGRGDKDLETVLEETHGRDIEGAPDIDTFETTGGFQ, encoded by the coding sequence ATGAGTTCCGATACAGGAAAATTCGGCGAGTACGGTGGACAGTACGTTCCCGAGGCGTTGATGCCGGCCATCGAGGAACTGGAGGACGCGTACGAGCGGTACGTCCTCGACAACGAGGACGGGTTCATGGACGACTTCCGGGAGCGACTGGCCGATTTCGGCGGTCGACCGACCCCCCTCCAGCGCGCGGACCGGCTCTCGGAGCGCTACGACGCGGAAGTGTATCTCAAACGTGAGGATCTGCTCCACGGCGGCGCGCACAAGTTGAACAACGCGCTCGGGCAGGTCCTGCTGGCGAAGTACATGGGCAAAGAGCGGATCATCGCGGAGACGGGCGCCGGCCAGCACGGCACCGCGACGGCGATGGCGTGTGCCCACCTCGGGATGCCCTGCGAGGTGTACATGGGCCGGCGCGACATCAACCGCCAGCGCCCCAACGTCTTCCGGATGCGCCTCAACGGCGCGGACGTGAACCCGGTGACCGTCGGCCGCGGCACGCTGAAGGAGGCCATCAGCGAGACGATGCGCGACTGGGCGGCGAACGTCGAGGACACTCACTACGTCATCGGATCGGTCGTCGGTCCCCACCCCTTCCCCGCGATGGTGCGTGACTTCCAGCGGGTGATCTCGGAGGAGGCCCGCGAGCAGGCACGCGAGCAGGCGGGTCGCCTCCCCGACTCGGTGGTCACCTGCGCGGGCGGCGGGTCGAACACGATGGGCGTCTTCGCGGAGTTCGTCGACGACGCGGACGTGGCCCTCTACGCCGTCGAAGCCGGCGGGAGCAGCCTCGAAGTGGACGAGGAGGCCGGCGTCGCGCCCAACTCGGCGACGCTCTCGACGGGCACCGAGGGAGTCCTCCACGGCTCTCGAACCCGCGTCCTGCAGGACCGCGACGGGCAGATCATGGAGTCACACAGCGTCTCGGCCGGCCTCGACTACGCGGGCGTCGGCCCCGAACTCGCCGCCCTGGTCGACCGGGACCGCGTCACCGCGGTCACCGTCGACGACGACGGCGCCCTGGAGGGGTTCCACCGGCTCTCGCAACTGGAGGGGATCATCCCCGCGCTCGAATCCGCCCACGCCCTCGGCTACGTCGAGGACCACCACGACGACCTGGGCGACGTGATCCTCGTCAACGTCTCCGGCCGCGGCGACAAGGACCTCGAAACCGTGCTGGAGGAGACCCACGGCCGCGACATCGAGGGGGCGCCGGACATCGACACCTTCGAGACGACGGGGGGGTTCCAGTGA
- the trpC gene encoding indole-3-glycerol phosphate synthase, whose product MDANGEELAPPVRSILSTARERSGGEERVSVDARSFPDAVAAAEADGRVPVIAEVKPTSPTTEGRRDDDPVDLAAAMVEGGATALSVLTEPEHFGGSPEALERVRAAVDVPVLRKDFILAESQLDLVASDLVLLIARFVDDLPGLVAAAEERGFQPLVEVHTRAELDRAVTAGADLIGVNNRDLAHLEVDLDTFESIAPGVPDDVTLIAESGIATPEDVRRMRSAGADALLIGSAIMDGDVTANVRRFTTA is encoded by the coding sequence ATGGACGCTAATGGTGAAGAACTGGCGCCCCCGGTGCGGTCGATACTGTCGACCGCCCGCGAGCGGTCGGGCGGCGAGGAGCGCGTGTCGGTCGACGCCCGTTCCTTCCCCGACGCCGTCGCGGCCGCGGAGGCCGACGGTCGGGTGCCGGTGATCGCGGAGGTAAAGCCCACCAGTCCGACCACCGAGGGCCGGCGGGACGACGACCCAGTCGACCTCGCGGCGGCGATGGTCGAGGGCGGGGCGACGGCGCTGTCGGTGTTGACCGAACCCGAGCATTTCGGCGGGTCGCCGGAGGCGCTGGAACGGGTCCGGGCGGCGGTCGACGTGCCAGTGCTTCGCAAGGACTTTATCCTGGCGGAGTCGCAACTCGACCTCGTGGCGTCGGACCTGGTCCTGCTGATCGCGCGGTTCGTCGACGACCTGCCCGGTCTCGTCGCGGCGGCCGAGGAGCGCGGCTTCCAGCCGCTGGTCGAGGTCCACACCCGGGCGGAACTCGACCGGGCGGTCACGGCGGGCGCGGACCTGATCGGCGTCAACAACCGCGACCTGGCGCACCTGGAGGTCGACCTCGACACCTTCGAGTCGATCGCGCCGGGCGTCCCCGACGACGTGACGCTGATCGCGGAGAGCGGGATCGCGACGCCCGAGGACGTCCGCCGGATGCGCTCGGCGGGCGCCGACGCCCTGCTGATCGGGAGTGCGATCATGGACGGCGACGTGACAGCGAACGTGCGGCGATTTACCACAGCATGA
- a CDS encoding MGMT family protein: MEGLYARDAPVLGRAIQVGIAGDRVISVSFPESAPADADPDHPLLDRVFAYLDGAEDHFDDVEVALTVPTERRTVLEAVRNVPYGETVDVARLARLAGLDDEDADDLETVRTALGENPVPLFIPDHRIAGPGATPAAVAERLRSLESSSSD; encoded by the coding sequence ATGGAGGGACTCTACGCGCGCGACGCCCCGGTCCTGGGGCGAGCGATCCAGGTAGGTATCGCCGGCGACCGGGTCATCAGCGTCTCGTTCCCGGAGTCGGCGCCGGCGGACGCCGACCCCGACCACCCGCTGCTCGACCGGGTGTTCGCCTACCTCGACGGTGCCGAGGACCACTTCGACGACGTGGAGGTGGCGCTCACCGTCCCGACCGAGCGGCGGACCGTGCTCGAGGCCGTCCGCAACGTCCCCTACGGCGAGACGGTGGACGTGGCGCGACTGGCGCGACTCGCCGGCCTCGACGACGAGGACGCGGACGACCTGGAGACCGTCCGGACCGCCCTCGGGGAGAACCCGGTGCCGCTTTTCATCCCCGATCACCGGATCGCCGGCCCGGGGGCGACGCCCGCGGCCGTGGCCGAACGGCTCCGCTCGCTCGAGTCCAGTAGTAGCGATTGA
- a CDS encoding CPBP family intramembrane glutamic endopeptidase translates to MPRWAAFAGFVGVVLGGLLLLARASADALDSSTAEFPATLSDRVVDAPVAAERPPRRGDTPSTSALLVNVVVSQGAFASLLVVGAWLAAIPAAAFGLSAAAFAPRSLAAGVALGVGLHVVNAVGQRLSDRLGLGDSTTLRRAMTPESAAGWAVLLLVVLPLVAGFEELLFRGVLVGVLAAGFDVSPWLLAALSSIAFALGHGAQGRAGVVVTGLLGFVLAVAFLLTGSLATVVIAHYLVNALEFVVNERYRSD, encoded by the coding sequence GTGCCACGGTGGGCGGCGTTCGCCGGCTTCGTCGGCGTCGTCCTCGGCGGCTTGCTCCTTCTCGCCCGTGCGTCCGCGGACGCCCTCGATTCGTCGACCGCCGAGTTCCCCGCCACGCTCTCGGATCGCGTGGTCGATGCGCCGGTCGCGGCCGAGCGGCCGCCCCGCCGCGGCGACACGCCCTCGACGTCGGCGCTCCTCGTGAACGTCGTCGTCTCGCAGGGCGCGTTCGCGTCGCTCCTGGTGGTGGGCGCGTGGCTCGCCGCCATCCCCGCCGCCGCGTTCGGCCTCTCGGCGGCGGCGTTCGCGCCCCGATCCCTGGCCGCCGGCGTCGCCCTCGGCGTCGGCCTCCACGTCGTCAACGCGGTCGGTCAGCGGCTGAGCGACCGGCTCGGACTCGGCGACTCGACGACCCTCAGGCGGGCGATGACGCCCGAGTCGGCGGCGGGGTGGGCGGTCCTCCTCTTGGTCGTCCTGCCGCTCGTCGCGGGGTTCGAGGAACTCCTCTTCCGGGGCGTCCTCGTCGGCGTCCTCGCGGCGGGCTTCGACGTCTCGCCGTGGCTCCTCGCCGCCCTCTCCTCGATTGCCTTCGCGCTCGGTCACGGCGCCCAGGGGCGGGCGGGCGTCGTCGTCACCGGCCTCCTCGGGTTCGTCCTCGCCGTCGCCTTCCTGCTCACGGGGAGTCTGGCGACGGTGGTGATCGCTCACTACCTCGTGAACGCCCTGGAGTTCGTCGTCAACGAGCGCTATCGTAGCGATTGA
- the lonB gene encoding ATP-dependent protease LonB translates to MNDDTNTDERPADGEERGSSDSRTQSGDDAERVDGDPPRDDGGADEWEDDAPAPSGDGQAVDDSDDRSIEDLGSDVRIDAEIDEDAEDGLLGGLQIDSTAEIKVPDRLVDQVIGQEHARDVVMKAAKQRRHVMMIGSPGTGKSMLAKAMSELLPKEELQDVLVYHNPDDGNEPKVRTVPSGKGDQIVEAHKEEARKRNQMRSFLMWIIIAIVLGYSLIIAGNILLGILAAGIIYLAFRYGSRGSDAMIPNLIVNTADQQTAPFEDATGAHAGALLGDVRHDPFQSGGMETPSHDRVEPGAIHKANKGVLFIDEINTLDVRSQQHLMTAIQEGEFGITGQSERSSGAMVQTEPVPCDFVMIAAGNLDAMENMHPALRSRIKGYGYEVYMDDTIEDTPEMRRKYARFIAQEVEKDGRLPHFTDDAIEEVILEARRRAGRKGHLTLELRNLGGLVRVAGDIARAEDAEYTTREHVLQAKGRSRSIEQQLADDFIQRRKDYELQVSEGYVVGRVNGLAVMGEDSGIVLPVMAEVTPSQGPGEVIATGQLKEMAQEAVSNVSAIIKKFSDEDITQKDIHIQFVQAGEGGVDGDSASITVATAVISALENVGVDQSLAMTGSLSVRGDVLPVGGVTHKIEAAAKTGCDRVIIPEANTQDVMIEDEYEEMIEIIPVSHISEVLDVALEGEPEKDSLVDRLKQITGSALDQQSVSQGPSSPSPQ, encoded by the coding sequence ATGAACGACGACACGAACACGGACGAGCGCCCTGCCGACGGCGAGGAACGAGGTTCCTCGGACAGTCGGACGCAGTCCGGCGACGACGCGGAACGGGTCGACGGCGACCCGCCCCGCGACGACGGTGGGGCCGACGAATGGGAGGACGACGCCCCTGCTCCGTCCGGCGACGGGCAGGCCGTCGACGACTCGGACGACCGGTCCATCGAGGACCTCGGGAGCGACGTCCGGATCGACGCGGAAATCGACGAGGACGCGGAGGACGGCCTCCTCGGCGGCCTCCAGATCGATTCGACCGCCGAGATCAAGGTCCCGGACCGACTCGTCGATCAGGTGATCGGACAGGAACACGCCCGCGACGTCGTCATGAAGGCGGCCAAACAGCGCCGCCACGTCATGATGATCGGCTCGCCCGGGACCGGCAAGTCGATGCTCGCGAAGGCGATGAGCGAACTCCTCCCCAAGGAGGAACTGCAGGACGTTCTCGTCTATCACAACCCCGACGACGGCAACGAGCCGAAGGTGCGGACGGTCCCCTCGGGGAAGGGCGATCAGATCGTCGAGGCCCACAAGGAGGAGGCGCGCAAGCGCAACCAGATGCGCTCCTTTTTGATGTGGATCATCATCGCCATCGTGCTGGGCTACTCGCTCATCATCGCCGGCAACATCCTGCTCGGCATCCTCGCGGCCGGGATCATCTACCTCGCGTTCCGCTACGGCTCCCGTGGCTCCGACGCGATGATCCCGAACCTGATCGTCAACACGGCCGACCAGCAGACCGCGCCGTTCGAGGACGCCACCGGCGCCCACGCCGGTGCCCTGCTGGGCGACGTGCGCCACGACCCGTTCCAGTCCGGCGGCATGGAGACGCCGTCCCACGACCGCGTCGAACCCGGCGCCATCCACAAGGCCAACAAGGGCGTGCTGTTCATCGACGAGATCAACACGCTCGACGTCCGGTCACAGCAACACCTGATGACCGCGATTCAGGAGGGCGAGTTCGGCATCACGGGCCAGTCCGAGCGCTCCTCGGGTGCGATGGTCCAGACCGAACCCGTTCCCTGTGACTTCGTGATGATCGCCGCGGGGAACCTCGACGCGATGGAGAACATGCACCCCGCGCTCCGCTCCCGGATCAAGGGGTACGGCTACGAGGTGTACATGGACGACACCATCGAGGACACCCCGGAGATGCGCCGGAAGTACGCCCGCTTCATCGCCCAGGAAGTGGAGAAGGACGGCCGTCTCCCCCACTTCACCGACGACGCCATCGAGGAAGTGATCCTCGAGGCGCGGCGTCGCGCGGGCCGGAAGGGCCACCTGACGCTCGAACTCCGCAACCTCGGCGGCTTGGTCCGCGTCGCGGGCGACATCGCCCGCGCCGAGGACGCCGAGTACACCACCCGAGAGCACGTCCTGCAGGCGAAGGGTCGCTCCCGCAGCATCGAACAGCAGCTCGCGGACGACTTCATCCAGCGCCGCAAGGACTACGAACTCCAGGTCAGCGAGGGCTACGTGGTCGGCCGCGTCAACGGCCTCGCCGTCATGGGCGAGGACTCCGGCATCGTCCTCCCGGTGATGGCCGAAGTGACCCCCTCGCAGGGTCCGGGCGAGGTCATCGCCACCGGGCAACTGAAGGAGATGGCCCAGGAGGCGGTCTCCAACGTCTCGGCCATCATCAAGAAGTTCTCCGACGAGGACATCACCCAGAAGGACATCCACATCCAGTTCGTCCAGGCGGGCGAGGGCGGCGTCGACGGCGACTCCGCCTCCATCACCGTCGCCACGGCGGTCATCAGCGCGCTGGAGAACGTGGGCGTCGACCAGAGCCTCGCCATGACCGGCTCGCTGTCGGTCAGGGGCGACGTCCTCCCGGTCGGCGGCGTCACCCACAAGATCGAGGCCGCCGCCAAGACCGGCTGTGACCGGGTCATCATCCCCGAGGCCAACACGCAGGACGTGATGATCGAGGACGAGTACGAGGAGATGATCGAGATCATCCCCGTCAGCCACATCAGCGAGGTCCTCGACGTGGCGCTCGAAGGCGAGCCCGAGAAGGACTCGCTGGTCGACCGCCTCAAGCAGATCACGGGCTCCGCGCTCGACCAGCAGAGCGTCAGTCAGGGTCCGAGCAGCCCGAGTCCGCAGTAG
- a CDS encoding nicotinamide-nucleotide adenylyltransferase yields the protein MRGFYIGRFQPYHDGHHRMVEEIVTEVDELVLGIGSAGHSHTRRDPFTAGERVMMVTKSVAEFDCTTYVVPIEDLDRNSVWVSHVRSMAPSFDVAYSNNPLVIQLFEEAGVDVRQSPMFNRDVLEGTELRERMIEGGEWRHLVPNPVIDVIREIDGIERIQRVSETDT from the coding sequence ATGCGGGGGTTCTACATCGGGCGGTTCCAGCCGTACCACGACGGCCACCACCGAATGGTCGAGGAAATCGTGACGGAGGTGGACGAACTCGTCCTCGGCATCGGTTCGGCCGGCCACTCTCATACGCGCCGCGACCCCTTCACCGCGGGCGAACGCGTGATGATGGTGACCAAGTCCGTCGCCGAGTTCGACTGCACGACCTACGTCGTCCCCATCGAGGACCTGGATCGGAACTCCGTCTGGGTGAGTCACGTCCGGAGCATGGCCCCCTCCTTCGACGTCGCCTACTCCAACAACCCGCTGGTGATCCAGCTGTTCGAAGAGGCCGGCGTCGACGTGCGGCAGTCGCCGATGTTCAACCGCGACGTCCTGGAGGGGACGGAACTCCGCGAGCGCATGATCGAGGGCGGCGAGTGGCGCCACCTGGTCCCCAATCCGGTGATCGACGTGATCCGGGAGATCGACGGCATCGAACGCATCCAGCGCGTGAGCGAGACGGACACGTGA